Part of the Candidatus Binatus sp. genome is shown below.
AAACGGTTGGCAGCGAGCTACCTGGGCCGCTGGGATTTGGTTCAATTGCGCTGCGCAAATTTCATGAGCTGCACCCTGGAAGAGCGCTTGGCTCTGATTTTGCTCGAATTGAGCGAAAATTTCGGCGTCCCCAATACAAAAGGGATGCGCCTGACATTGCCGGCCCGCCACCGGGACCTGGCTGAGCTAGCCGGTGCCTCGCGGCCCCGAATCACCGAA
Proteins encoded:
- a CDS encoding Crp/Fnr family transcriptional regulator, coding for MLAGVARITCRNRKGQRTLVIMVAPGMIPGFPPPVPGISYNFRCEALTPCQIGTIDLESFVEISLGVASADFKRLAASYLGRWDLVQLRCANFMSCTLEERLALILLELSENFGVPNTKGMRLTLPARHRDLAELAGASRPRITE